One Glycine max cultivar Williams 82 chromosome 8, Glycine_max_v4.0, whole genome shotgun sequence genomic window, caataaatacataaaagataatatcataaagaattaatcatatcattattaatattataaagaatataaaaaaaataattagtattatataaaaaattaaaatactaactactttacaatacatttttttacatgatcattagtataagtgggaaaattgtaattataagagaatttaaaaatattagtacgtTATATACGATCTTAGATAACGAATGATGTCCattttttggttaattattttttttacacccttttcaacttctttatttcaattatatttaaagttataacACGCGTGTATATAGATACAAATGGAATACacaatcaatgaaaataaataaaactaacattagtaatgaaaataaataaaaccaacaatacTCATGAAATGAGTTCATGTACAATATCTGTATATACAAGGaatatcaatgtaaaatatgtatataaactAAGCCTGATTAGTGCGCCGACTGCGCCTACACCTAACGTATACTAGATGGTCCTGTGTGACACTCCTGGCCAATCTGAGGCATTCTTCGATCACCTCATGTGTCGATGAGCTAGGCGTGACCACCCCTAGACTCAGATGGCGCTCCAACCGCTCAGCAATGTCATCACAAACTTCCTGttacatacaaaacaaactaattacacaaattattatgcaaatattgaggtaaatgacgtaaattattagtattacttaccactgcatgtctggGCTCCTCCATAGATGTTGACGATGCTCCTGGCTTCGGCACGCGAGGGATATCCGCCTGCGGGGCCCGAGGGACGACTCGGGGCTGCGGGGCGTGACCATGAGGCAGAGGATCTACTGCGTGGCCtggtgtcatgaaaggatgAGAGATGCGGAAGAACCAGTCGATGTAGTCACTGGAACACGCCCCTGGCACCACGCACACCTCACCTGCAGGTACGATATGATCCTCGTAGTGCATCCACATGTCGAGTATATCATCATACGAGACCCATGAATCGACAGGAGGAGCAGGAATGGTCTGCGTGCAACCAAACTGCCGCACGATCCTCTCCGATCGGTAATACACAGCAATAGGCCCCCAACGCAAGAGACCGGAGTAGCATGACCTGACATGGAAGTCCCGGACCTCCCGATGCTCCCCATACGGGATCCAACAAACATCCGGAATTCGGAGTCGATCCAGGCGCTCCCTATACGACGGCGTGCGAATGCTCTTCACGGTCTTCTTTGTCGCAATCCACCTGCACGCACGCGAAGAAGCCTCGTCGTAGTCCTGATCAGCGGTGGACTCCGCAATTGAGGGAAAGTGCTCGTAAATCCAGCACTACAGATGTAACattcaaattataaacattaataatgaaagtgtaacaaaatttaaagttgaacattgtttagcctgaatgaatgaaaaacatatttgttaccTGCAGCAGTGTGATGTAACCGCCAAGCTGTCGATTGTGGCTCATGGATGCATCGTTCAGCTGGTCGTACATATGAACCAAAGCAATCACTCCCCAAGCGTACCTCTTTGTCATACTGAGGTCACGAAAGGCCTCCAAGTAGACAACATGGAcattggttgcactcttgttagcaaacagaGTGCAACCCAACAGGTGAAGAAGATATGCACGAGCCGCGGCTGTCCAATGACCTGCCTGGCATCAGTGCTGATATACTTCATGTACCCATTGCAGGCGTACGTACGGTCCGCGACACTGGACTGTCTCAGCCCTAGCAGACTCTGGAGACACCATCAACAAGTCCACCAGCATCTGAACCGCATCATCCACGTGCAAGGGCTCAAATGCGTGAAAGTCGCCTATAATGGGAAGATGGAGAAGAGACGAGACGTCGTCCAATGTGATGGTGAGCTCACCCACCGGGAGATGGAAACTAGACGTCTCCCGGTGCCACCGCTCCACAAACGCGGACAAAAGTCCCCAATCGCCGGTGTCTACCGAACACGCGATCAGAGGACTTAGTCCTGTACCAGTGATAAGTCCCTCAATGGCAGGGACAGACCTGCCTAAACTATGGACCTTCCTCCCATGCGAGgataacttcaattcaggacgctcctgaattgaagtataaaaggaacgcaaaattcgttaaaattatcatttaaaggaaaactaatagtataatttacaagtaactaaaaataaatagtataaataccTCTCCCGTCCATACGCTGCAAGCAACATGATCCGTATACGCTGTCAGCACAGATGGGTCGCTCGGACCACCCGGAAATCCCTGAGGCTGATCCTCAGCCGCCTCTGCGCATGCGTCCGCAGGAATGTCCTCCACAGCAGCTGGTGCCTCCATCGGGTCATCCTGAACATCTGGGTTAGGGATGACTGGCTCCTCGACGTGATCCGCAGTCACAGCGACTCGTTGCCTCCGTGAGGATGCAGTAGGTCGTCGacgctgtggagcatcatcggaATCATCATGATCTCCTCTGCCCACACCTCTGCGAGTGACCTGACCTAAGGCACGACCTAATCCTCTGttcctaaccatgatctgcaaatgagtACCGCAAAATCCATcactcatttcattttctcaaatttcaTGAGTCTAACGCATATAGGACATTGATTTGGGACAACATGGTTTTGGTAGTGTTCGTCTCATTGATACTAACATCAGTAAAGTATGGACAATTTAATTCAGGCCAAAGAATGCACATAATTCAATGGATCAAAGAATTTAGGACTTTGTTGCAAGAATTAAGGGTGAAATTTTCCTTATGAGGATTAAATGGATTGTTTTATAAATGTCTCCATGCATTAAATGGATTGAATGGATTGTTTATCTCTTCATTAAATTTTCCTTTTcgtctataacattaattatatttgtgtaTCAAGACTTTGATTGGCCAATGTTGAGCCAATCAGGAAGAGAGAGTTGACATGTAGAATGAATTATTCCATAGGTGTTGAATGAATTCACACATGGGAAGCAGGAACGGTTCAGGTTATGAAGTTGAAATGGTATCCATATTCTCTCATATTGAGTCCCCTGACAGATCACTTCATGACCATATAATTGAAGCTCTTGGCAAGCTCACTGTTGAACAAGGAATTTCTTATGTTACCAAAAAAAGTCATGAGAAATTAAAACAAGTTTTCATTTGTTGCTAAGAATGTTTAGTGTAGCCCAAAGTCAATTCAAGGATCTCGAGGTTGTGATTAAATTTAAAGTCCCTTTTATTAATTGAGaatttgtgttttgtttctctaccttttatgttttcagtttttcaaatttaattgatgATTATGATAGGGTTTTGGGAATTGAATTAATATTAGCATTAGGTGATAGAATGGTTGCTTAATTGATGACCAAAATGCTTATTGCTCTAAAGTTTGATATAAAACCATTTGTATGGAATAGTTGGTTCATCATTTGTGATATTATATTATAGTCGACCATGTGGCTTAGAGTTCTAAATAACTTAAGGTTTTGGGATAGTTGGTTCATGATTCCAAATGCATTTCTTCACATACAGGCTCAGAGGTTCTAAGCAAACTACCATCATGCCAAATTCCCAGTTCTTTCATGTCAAATTCCTATTTCCTAGTTTAATCCATTAATTGCAAGTATTTGCATCTATCTAAGGTATGAATTTAGGTAGAAGAAGCTGCAGATTGTTATTCATTGTTGTTCTCCTCTAATTTAGGTACAAGAAGTTGCAGATTGTTATCTAAGGTATGAAATTAGGTACAAGAAGCTGCAGATTGTTACTCACAAGTATTTGCATCAATCATATTGGTCATAACTTAGTTAAAGGAAGTACATGGAAGTTGGCTTATATGGAAGCACATGGAAGTTAGCTTATAGGGATATCAATCATTAGCATACATTCATGAAAATTTGTATGAAATAGTAGATATTCATGAcactatttatcaaatatttagcaTACATTCAGAGGtatcaaataatatttggcaatttttgaattaaaatcaaACTGTGAGTTTTACGGATTAGGTGATCCGTAAAGTATGTTGAGTATTTTACGGATCAACTGATCCGTAAACTACCCAACATACCTTACGGATCAAGTGATCCGTAAGCATCtttcggatcaagttgatccggaaaATGTTTACGGATCACTTGATCTGTAAAGCTCCCAGCGATTTCCGACAGCGTTTTCCGCCATCACCGACAACATTGGAGCAAAAAAAAGTCAAGTTCACGGGCCTGACCTCGACGGTGGACGTaggaagaagaagcaggaagaagaagatgtagGAAGCTTCCTCGCACCACCACCGCACCTCctcaacgaagaagaagaagagccaCAAAGAAGACGCGGGAAGAAGAagcaggaagaagaagaaatgtgaTGAAGCAGGAAGAAAAAGGAGAGAGCTGAtccgaaagaagaagaaaagcgcAAACGCGGGAAGAGAGAGAGGTtacgttttttttaaattaaggaaGGACATTTTTGCCTTTTCACACTaattgctaggtgcaccagcaaAACTACTGGGTGCACCTAACAGCACTCTTAaagttataataaaacatatcttatgcatgaaaatgaaaattacgATCCACTAGATTTTAAACCCATATCGAATGCGggtttaattaaattgtatatattttttatatttatgttttatatttatataaaatatgtatatgtatacattaataaaaaaataattttaaaatatttagtagtatattaaatacaattatataaaatattatataataaaataataatatattcaatAATATTAGATACGTATCTATTTGcggtgataattttataaatgttcaaaattgacaaaataaaatatatggcaAGGAACTTTGTTATTAGCgcatatttctttatttgttgtaaaattaaattctagCATTGAAAGACTTTTTTAACCACAGTAAAATTGTCTTTATTCTTAAAGACCACAAAATTATTAATGGAATATGTTAATCCTTCCTCCATTCTTTTTAACTTATGTTCAACTTTGCTTGATATAGTAGCATGGACATAATTACTCcggagaaaaatacaaaaaactagcattaaaaattatattgtatgGTATAATTCAAGTGGAAAATAGGAGTAGATACATCTTCATCAATTAACATTATGTCAATgctaattaattctttttttcaattaatattaaGAGTGTCTCGTAATCACAAAACTcagaatcatatatatatatatatatatatatataaaggtgtAAAAAGtgattaataaaattgttaattttaatgGTTGAAAATTGTTACTTACTTCTTTGTAGTGTTATTGACTTGTtgcaattaaaaattgtttcttCATGATTGTTGATTATCCTTTGTTTCTTGATTATGATTGAAGGTAACATTGGTTACTAATATAAATAGTAGTAGTATTAAAAGGATGCAAAAGCCAAAAGGTAAACTCtatcaatttaaaattcaaacatgATAAAGTTTATATAAGGAGGAGTAATTACACCAGTAACTTAGGCAAAACAGGTATATATTGATCTTGGAAATAGATTTGAAGTGAAGGTTCAGATCTATCGTCTACATAAGAAACTAGCAGGAATAGGAAAACTAAAATTGCAAACACGCCTCAAATGAAGAAGCCTTATTTAGACTAAAAAGTGCATTCTAGAGTTTGCGTAAAATGAGATGAGCCCCACGCTCAGGCTGAAGAGTGATAATAAAGGAGGGGGCATGAGCATAGGAGGGGGAAAAATGGAGGGAGAAACGTTGCAGGATCATTGACACAGCTACTTTTGCTTCTAACAAGCCAAAGTTTTGTCCTATGCAGAGTCGAGGACCCCATCCAAATGGCAAGTAGGAAAGCTTGCCTTTTGTTGCCTTTGATACTCCTTCCGAGAATCTTTCTGGGTTGAATTCCCCGGCATCATCTCCCCAAAACTCCTTATCCTGGTGTAGCATTGACACAGGTACAACAAGCTCCACTCCTGCGGGAATTGTAAGCTCTCCAAGTTTTGTATCTTTACGAAGATACCGAGCGAACATAACCACTGGTGGGTATAATCTGAGACTCTCCTGTAGAATCATCGACACCTGTAGTGTAGGACGATGATTAGGGTGAACTGAAATGAATCAagccattaattaattaattatgttactTACAATTTTCAGTTGACCAATCCTTTCATAATCTGGCTTTTCATTCCCGAACACTTGGAAAACCTCCTCCCTAGCCTTTTCTTGCCAATCTGGATGCCTGCTTAATAACAACAATGTCCAGACCAGCAATTCTGCATTTGCTTCCTGCCCTGCCAAGTAAAATAGCTTCACTTCTTCCACTACTTCCCTTAAACTCATTCCTCCACCACTACTTTTTTCAGATTCCTTGTAATTTGATTCCAAGAGTATGCCTAACAAGTCATTGTTAGTAGGCTCCCCTGCTTTGATTGCTTTTAATCTTCGGTTGATGATTACCATAAGTGATTCTCGTATTTCTTTGTCAATTGCTTTCATCCTCCTGTTGGTATGCGTTGGCAGAAACCTACCAAATACCCATGATTAAAATCTCTACTTTTAGTTTCATTCTGTATCTGATGGAATGCATGTCATTTCTGAAAATACATCTTATGAATTTATCTTAATGTACGTCATAGTGCAACATGCTTTCTCCTGGAACTGAATATGCCCCAGAacataaatgaatttaattctAGTTCCAAAACAAATGTAGTCTTACCTGTAACCTGGAATGAAAGCAAACTTAAAGAGCGTCATTGTAAGCTGAATCATTTCCCTTTGAAGTTcgaatatttttttcccttcttgATAGCTACTTCCAAAGCCTGCACGAGCAAGAACGTCGCTTGACACGTTTTGGACAAAAGGCCACACATCTAACTCACAAGACCCATTAGACGAAGATAACAAACTCTCCCATTTGCTGATCAAATCATCGCAACTCTGGCAAAATATCGGTACCAAGAGCTGTGGCAATTTTCATGAAGACCATATTAAATGCATTAACATCACTCATAAAGAAGTAATcgctatttttaaatataatacaaaGGTAATGTAATGACAGCGAGTGAGAGACGAAGGACAAACTAACCTTCATTTTCTCTACATTGAATGCTGGACTCACGATCTTTCTGTGTTTAGCCCACTTGTCGCCATCATAATTTGCAAACCCTGATGCTAGAAGCTTGAAAAGTGGACTAGTGTCGGGCTTTTGAAAATCATAGACCTTAGTAGCCATTTCTTTGAATTTGTCAGGATCCAAGATGAATACCCTTGGTGTTGGACCAAGCCACATAAATGAACTCTTAcctgaatttaatatttataataatcagAAGTTGtttaaaaggaaaaggcaaacaAAACATCATGTGGTATTCGAGTGAGTGGAGTGACTGACCGTATTTAGCGATGGTGTGAACAACGTAAGGCAACACACGGGGTGCAATGTCATTAGAGTGAGGATCCATAGGTTTGGATTTGGCT contains:
- the CYP72A67 gene encoding cytochrome P450 72A15, which encodes MLMSGTEQVTMGGLGLNLTPITTFAIITVIATVLIWWFWNALNWVWLRPKRIERRLKEQGIQGNSYRPLIGDIRDMVKMIKEAKSKPMDPHSNDIAPRVLPYVVHTIAKYGKSSFMWLGPTPRVFILDPDKFKEMATKVYDFQKPDTSPLFKLLASGFANYDGDKWAKHRKIVSPAFNVEKMKLLVPIFCQSCDDLISKWESLLSSSNGSCELDVWPFVQNVSSDVLARAGFGSSYQEGKKIFELQREMIQLTMTLFKFAFIPGYRFLPTHTNRRMKAIDKEIRESLMVIINRRLKAIKAGEPTNNDLLGILLESNYKESEKSSGGGMSLREVVEEVKLFYLAGQEANAELLVWTLLLLSRHPDWQEKAREEVFQVFGNEKPDYERIGQLKIVSMILQESLRLYPPVVMFARYLRKDTKLGELTIPAGVELVVPVSMLHQDKEFWGDDAGEFNPERFSEGVSKATKGKLSYLPFGWGPRLCIGQNFGLLEAKVAVSMILQRFSLHFSPSYAHAPSFIITLQPERGAHLILRKL
- the LOC106799547 gene encoding protein MAIN-LIKE 1-like translates to MSDGFCGTHLQIMVRNRGLGRALGQVTRRGVGRGDHDDSDDAPQRRRPTASSRRQRVAVTADHVEEPVIPNPDVQDDPMEAPAAVEDIPADACAEAAEDQPQGFPGGPSDPSVLTAYTDHVACSVWTGEERPELKLSSHGRKVHSLGRSVPAIEGLITGTGLSPLIACSVDTGDWGLLSAFVERWHRETSSFHLPVGELTITLDDVSSLLHLPIIGDFHAFEPLHVDDAVQMLVDLLMVSPESARAETVQCRGPYVRLQWVHEVYQH
- the LOC102668892 gene encoding protein MAINTENANCE OF MERISTEMS-like, which codes for MTKRYAWGVIALVHMYDQLNDASMSHNRQLGGYITLLQCWIYEHFPSIAESTADQDYDEASSRACRWIATKKTVKSIRTPSYRERLDRLRIPDVCWIPYGEHREVRDFHVRSCYSGLLRWGPIAVYYRSERIVRQFGCTQTIPAPPVDSWVSYDDILDMWMHYEDHIVPAGEVCVVPGACSSDYIDWFFRISHPFMTPGHAVDPLPHGHAPQPRVVPRAPQADIPRVPKPGASSTSMEEPRHAVEVCDDIAERLERHLSLGVVTPSSSTHEVIEECLRLARSVTQDHLVYVRCRRSRRTNQA